A window from Herbaspirillum sp. meg3 encodes these proteins:
- a CDS encoding GGDEF domain-containing protein has translation MTLIVTCVQLTADYQHTKTGIDNELMAMDLTFGASLASSTWRFQGDVQKATLAGISNLPVVTGVKIEDPQGRLVLALGNIDDSDGKQIHVDDNGVRSPVATGFLNAATGHRFPILYRDEHNLIHDIGSWTVYSSRHVVVRKVAYGFTLILINSIIKTLVLWFIFLYVFQRWLGTPITTLSSFVREQDLNRLDAQQSIALPGKKQHELHFLADAINAMLASLRKHMGQNRALYDELQQEKESLRALNKSLELRIAERTRDLAQANEQLKLLSLTDALTGIPNRRCFDQSLDQEWRRCARNGKPLTVALFDVDWFKNYNDQYGHIAGDEVLRRVASTLQQTVGRAGDTVARYGGEEFALIASDTDGESGLALVHKMRDAIFSLDMPHVLSDFGRITVSVGVASCMPSQHNDDINTLLQAADAALYRAKLAGRNQVLVA, from the coding sequence GTGACGCTCATTGTCACCTGCGTCCAGCTGACTGCTGACTACCAGCATACGAAAACCGGCATCGACAATGAATTGATGGCCATGGATCTGACGTTTGGCGCCAGTCTGGCCAGCTCGACATGGCGCTTTCAAGGGGACGTGCAGAAAGCCACTCTCGCCGGAATCAGCAATCTGCCGGTCGTGACCGGCGTGAAGATAGAAGATCCTCAGGGACGTTTAGTGCTCGCACTGGGCAATATTGATGACAGTGACGGCAAGCAGATTCACGTCGACGATAACGGTGTGCGCAGTCCGGTGGCGACAGGTTTTCTGAATGCGGCAACCGGCCATCGCTTTCCTATCCTCTATCGTGATGAACATAACCTGATCCACGATATCGGCTCCTGGACGGTGTATTCAAGCCGTCACGTCGTGGTCAGGAAAGTGGCCTATGGATTTACGCTTATTCTGATCAACTCCATCATCAAGACCTTGGTGTTGTGGTTTATCTTCCTCTATGTGTTTCAGCGCTGGCTGGGTACACCCATCACCACACTCAGCTCCTTCGTGCGGGAGCAGGATCTGAACCGGCTCGATGCGCAGCAAAGCATTGCGTTGCCTGGAAAGAAGCAGCATGAATTGCATTTTCTCGCTGACGCCATCAACGCCATGTTGGCAAGTCTGAGAAAACACATGGGGCAAAACCGGGCGCTCTATGACGAGTTACAGCAGGAGAAAGAGTCGCTGCGTGCTTTGAACAAGTCGCTGGAGTTGCGTATCGCCGAGCGTACCCGCGATCTGGCACAAGCCAACGAGCAACTCAAGTTGCTCAGCCTGACTGACGCACTGACGGGCATTCCCAATCGTCGCTGTTTTGATCAGAGCCTTGATCAGGAGTGGCGGCGCTGCGCACGCAACGGCAAACCGTTGACAGTCGCTTTATTCGATGTGGACTGGTTCAAAAACTACAACGACCAATATGGGCACATTGCCGGTGACGAAGTATTGCGCCGGGTTGCCAGCACCTTGCAACAGACCGTCGGCAGGGCAGGCGACACCGTGGCGCGCTATGGTGGGGAAGAGTTTGCCCTGATCGCCTCGGACACGGATGGCGAATCGGGACTGGCTCTTGTGCACAAAATGCGCGATGCCATTTTTTCTCTGGACATGCCCCACGTACTGTCGGATTTCGGGCGTATCACCGTGAGCGTCGGCGTGGCCAGTTGCATGCCGTCCCAGCATAACGATGATATCAATACGCTGCTGCAGGCTGCCGATGCAGCCTTGTATCGTGCAAAACTTGCGGGACGCAACCAGGTTCTGGTTGCGTAA
- a CDS encoding LysR family transcriptional regulator, whose product MDRISDLEFFIQLVKQGSLASLAREMGVTPPAVTSRLAQIEKRLGVRLLNRTTRRISVTHEGEVYLATGAKLLAELQELEQTVSSSRAVPKGVLRVNATFGFGRRHITPAIAAFVRRFPEVEVQLELTDRSINLADKAFDIGIWFGTVPDSRMVARKIVSNKRLLCASPAYLKRAGTPVVPRDLQTHQCIVLRESDAAYGTWHLARGSKQETIKVRGSLSTNDGEAGVVWALEGHGILMRSEWDVHSYIKSGKLVQVLGDWTLPGSDIFAVYPERAHLSAKVSAFIDFLTAWFATQAAWTNERR is encoded by the coding sequence ATGGACCGCATATCTGACCTGGAGTTTTTCATACAGCTGGTGAAGCAGGGATCCCTGGCTTCGCTCGCCAGAGAGATGGGTGTCACGCCGCCGGCGGTGACGTCGCGGCTGGCGCAGATCGAAAAACGCCTCGGCGTCAGACTGCTCAATCGCACCACGCGACGCATCAGCGTGACGCATGAGGGCGAGGTGTATCTGGCAACCGGCGCCAAGCTGCTTGCAGAACTGCAGGAACTGGAACAGACGGTTTCCAGCAGCCGCGCCGTTCCCAAAGGCGTGCTGCGTGTCAACGCCACCTTCGGCTTCGGCCGACGGCACATCACGCCGGCAATCGCGGCATTCGTACGACGCTTTCCAGAAGTGGAAGTGCAGCTTGAACTCACCGACCGATCCATCAATCTGGCCGACAAGGCATTCGACATCGGTATCTGGTTCGGCACCGTACCGGATTCCAGAATGGTCGCAAGAAAAATCGTCTCGAACAAAAGGTTGCTCTGCGCCTCACCGGCCTACCTTAAAAGAGCAGGCACGCCGGTGGTTCCCAGGGACCTCCAAACACACCAGTGCATTGTCTTGCGCGAAAGCGACGCCGCCTACGGCACCTGGCATCTCGCGCGCGGCAGCAAGCAGGAGACCATCAAAGTCAGAGGCAGCCTCAGCACCAATGACGGCGAAGCCGGCGTGGTTTGGGCGCTGGAAGGCCATGGCATTCTGATGCGTTCCGAATGGGATGTTCATTCCTACATCAAGAGCGGCAAACTGGTACAGGTATTGGGAGACTGGACGTTACCGGGATCCGACATCTTTGCGGTTTATCCGGAGCGAGCACATCTTTCTGCGAAGGTCAGTGCGTTCATTGATTTTTTGACGGCGTGGTTTGCTACGCAGGCTGCCTGGACAAATGAACGCAGGTAG